In a genomic window of Amphiprion ocellaris isolate individual 3 ecotype Okinawa chromosome 11, ASM2253959v1, whole genome shotgun sequence:
- the cytip gene encoding cytohesin-interacting protein gives MQSTMNFTGLQRQASQDNYILDNTQKKKSSLWYRRSLRGSSDRHRQNTGSLPRVRKLKQTNSNSLVDYTDPQRTTIVLEKQDNETFGFEIQTYGLQLKNSSAVEMCTFVCKVQEDSAAESAGLTAGDVILTINGASIEGSSHQRVLDLIRESTNSLMMETVCGNIVKKIELEKKMNQLKQSLREKLVELQALTLQEKRLMRGNLNDSSLHLSMDSSEVLNSPVGRCGRRFSSDSSYRSGVSDDSDLASVFGDLSSPSPFSAASTTDESCFFSRDFPSQDSSGRFSLSSSRQHQALSRSSSSSLAGSSSSLSPSWEETRISSLFGTLPRKGRRASVRKHIFKLIPGLQRSVEEEETGTNTQ, from the exons ATGCAGTCCACCATGAATTTCACTGGACTTCAACGCCAGGCCAGCCAAGACAATTACATTCTGGATAATactcagaagaagaagagctctCTGTGGTACCGGCGTTCGCTGAGGGGGAGCAGTGACCGGCACCGGCAGAACACAGGCTCTCTGCCCAGAGTACGCAAG CTCAAGCAAACCAACTCCAACTCACTGGTTGATTACACTGACCCACAAAG GACCACAATTGTACTGGAAAAGCAAGACAATGAAACATTCGGTTTTGAAATTCAG ACTTATggcctgcagctgaaaaacagctCTGCAGTGGAGATGTGCACGTTTGTGTGCAAGGTGCAGGAGGACAGCGCAGCTGAGAGTGCTGGCCTGACCGCAG GCGATGTTATCCTCACCATAAATGGGGCCAGCATTGAAGGATCATCTCATCAACGGGTACTTGATCTTATAAGAGAATCAACCAACAGTCTAAT GATGGAGACTGTATGTGGAAACATTGTAAAGAAGATTGAGTTGGAGAAGAAGATGAACCAACTTAAG CAATCACTACGTGAGAAATTGGTGGAGCTGCAAGCGCTCACATTACAGGAAAAACGTCTAATGCGAG gtaACTTAAACGATAGCAGTCTCCACCTCTCGATGGATTCCTCAGAAGTTCTGAACTCCCCAGTGGGCCGCTGTGGCCGGCGTTTTTCCAGTGACAGTAGCTACAGGAGTGGGGTGTCAGATGACAGTGACCTGGCCAGTGTGTTTGGGGATCTGAGCTCCCCCAGTCCCTTCAGTGCAGCCAGCACCACAGATGAAAGCTGCTTCTTCTCCAGAGACTTTCCTTCACAGGACAGCTCGGGCAGGTTCTCACTGAGCTCCAGCCGGCAGCACCAAGCCCTCAGCcgctccagcagctccagcctggccggcagcagcagctccctctctccttcctgGGAGGAGACCAGGATCTCATCCTTGTTTGGGACGCTGCCCAGGAAAGGCAGGAGAGCCAGTGTTCGCAAACACATCTTCAAGTTAATCCCTGGACTCCAGCGATCAGTTGAAGAGGAGGAGACTGGAACGAACACTCAGTGA
- the LOC111573321 gene encoding uncharacterized protein LOC111573321 yields the protein METSTMHPNTPTLRSEDEDAMASQVLEIIGGITLEALKTLEGPDERDLWSMEEGDDSVFYSDEEQPHQGKTDANKCKQRVNSEAAVEPSQQREDDPGEKVIINEQNSEMEMKTSQQVIWTEEECQKLQTPKTEQMHSSNPRKPDPESALTPEDLVRTCGELLQSTSTTVDMQTQSEQKISTEPANRQSKQEEVTLEAQTPNPDPFEVFNESYTRVNGEAKVPKQLSSAGRQISGDRQPDVDRKAERDHSFNAGFHQKPSPGSFTLPLLKKPGSSATQQNPFDHLTSSKYSTVSYRKICRGNTRQKIKEFEYMMMNK from the exons atggaGACGAGCACGATGCATCCAAATACTCCAACACTCAGATCAGAAGATGAAGATGCAATGGCATCCCAGGTCCTGGAGATCATTGGTGGGATCACTCTCGAGGCCTTAAAGACTCTGGAGGGGCCTGATGAGAGAGATTTGTGGTCAATGGAGGAGGGAGATGACTCTGTGTTTTACAGTGATGAGGAGCAACCTCACCAGGGCAAAACAGATGCCAACAAGTGCAAACAGCGAGTCAACAGCGAGGCAGCTGTTGAGCCTAGTCAGCAGAGGGAGGATGATCCAGGAGAAAAAGTCATTATTAACGAACAGAATTCAGAGATGGAGATGAAAACAAGCCAGCAGGTCATTTGGACTGAAGAGGAATGCCAAAAGCTCCAGAcaccaaaaactgaacaaatgcATTCATCGAACCCCAGAAAACCAGACCCAGAGTCTGCTCTAACTCCAGAAGACTTAGTGAGAACTTGTGGAGAACTTCTGCAATCAACCAGCACAACTGTGGACATGCAAACTCAATCTGAGcaaaaaatatcaacagaaCCAG CAAATCGACAAAGTAAGCAGGAAGAAGTGACCCTAGAGGCTCAGACACCAAACCCCGACCCCTTTGAAgtatttaatgagagttatacGAGGGTGAACGGGGAGGCAAAAGTCCCAAAACAGCTGTCTAGTGCTGGACGCCAGATATCAGGCGACAGGCAGCCTGACGTTGACCGGAAAGCTGAGCGGGACCACAGCTTTAACGCTGGATTTCATCAAAAACCCAGTCCAGGTTCCTTCACCCTGCCTCTGTTGAAGAAACCTGGCAGCAGCGCCACCCAGCAGAACCCCTTCGACCACCTCACTTCTTCCAAATACAGCACCGTGTCCTATCGCAAGATCTGCAGGGGCAACACTCGCCAGAAGATAAAGGAGTTTGAGTACATGATGATGAATAAGTAG